The genomic stretch GGCTGACCGTCTAAAAAGTCGCGAAAGTTGGTCCAGGTAGTTTGGTTGGGGCGATTGTCGTCTAGAGGGGGCGGGGTTTGATAGAGAGCAAAGTTATCTGCAATTTGGCTCCGCAGGGGCTCGGGTAACTGTTGCCACGTGCCTACACGGGTGCCGGCCGCATGCACCACGAGTTCGCCGGGGTGCCCTCCCATTTTCATCCAGGGTAGCCAGGGAGATATGCGATTCCAGCTGACAGCTATATCGTCTATGTCCTGATCTGCTGAGGCCAGTAGGTGCGATCGCCGGGCCGAAAAGGTGAACATTTCCATCGCATGGTAATGGCCACCAACGTAGTCTTGATAATCCCCTCCTAACGGATCGGCGTAGAACAAGGGCAACGTCACCGTGAAGAAGAGGAGGTCTGTGTCACCAAAACTTTGAAACTGAAGGCGTTGCCCAGTGGTGTCGACCCAAAACGGGGAAGAGTTGACGGGATCGTTGGCTACTGGGTGTACGGTCGTGGTTTCCCCAGTCCAAGGGTTTTCCCAGGTGTTCAGAAGGGCGTTCGTTTCAGGGTCAAGGTAGATCATCACTTCTCGGGTGACTTGCCGAAATCCTGCCGCACCGGTTTCAGACGTTAGCGAAGTGCAGGCGCGAGTACTCACACCTTGCACATTAAACAAATGGCGGTCGGCTTCTCCGGGCCGGCGGCTAAAAACCTTACCCTGCCAGACAAAATACACAGTTTTGCCGTCTTCCACCGAGCAAAGCAACTTGCGAAATACCTGAAGCGCATCCTCAGGGCGATTGAGGTTGAGCGGGATGGCGATCGCTGCCCCAGACCAAGTGGTGGCAGCCCAAGGCCCGACCATGACTCCCAACAATTTTGACAGCATGAGCGTTCTCCTCAACGACTGGCAACTGATGGGCCGCTGATTGCCGGTTGACAGGCCCGTATGCTTAGCCCAAGGCAGAGATCTCCAACCATATCAAATCAGGCTGTTTGGCCATTAACTCTGGTCAAGGTTGTTGATGCGAGCCAGCAACCTGCGATCGCTCGAGTCTGTGACAATAGGTTTCCCGTACCGCAACCGACCACCAAACCCTTTGCTTTTTGTTTATAAGAAAGAAGGGAATCTCGGCTGAGAAGGTGACGATGGCAGATTTGGCGACGGATGCTTACACCAACAGTGGTGAGTTTTTATACCAGGCTGAGGATGCTCAGCAGATTTTGAGTATAGCGATCGCCCGCCAAACCGAGTCAGGTGAGCTTTCCCGCACCCAGCTGCTAGAAATTGCCGATGAATTGGGTATCTCTGCCGACACCATAGCCGCCGCCGAGCGCGAGTGGGATATGAAAAAGTACGAGCTTGCCGACCAAAGGCTGTTCGATAGCCAGCGCCGGCAGCGGTTTCAGCACGGTCTAACCCAGTTTTTGATCACCGCTGGCTTTGTGTTGGTGTTTCAACTCGTAACTGGTGGCTGGCTCTGGAACTGGTTGATTTATCTAATCCTTGGTCCCTGGGCGTTGCAGGTTAGCTGGAATGCCTGGCGTGTCTATCGCCCCACTGAATACGCCTACCGCCAAGAATTTCAGCGCTGGCGACGTAACCAGCAGATGAAGCGGGTGGTTGGCGGTGCCATGCGGCGACTGCTGGGGCCGTCCTAGCGGCCTGCCAGGTATTTCAATTTTTAACTCTCGATGGGGAGCACAAACAACGGGTGCATGCGCGCAGCGGTGCAGCCTAGGCGTGGCTATGGGTTTTGGTCAAAGGGGACGCCTGAACGCGCGATCGCACCCACCCAAACCATTCTTCTAATCCTTCGCCGGTCTTAGCCGAAACCGAAATAATCGTGCAGTGGGGATTCATCTGCCGCACGTTGGCCGCGATCTGCTCTATGTTCGCGTCTAGGTAGGGAGCCAAATCTACCTTTGTGATCAGCAGACAGTCGGCCTCTTGAAACATGATCGGATACTTGAGGGGCTTATCTTCTCCCTCAGTAATGCTCAGCAGAGCGACTTTGGCGTGTTCGCCTACCTCAAATTCGGCGGGGCAGACCAGGTTGCCCACGTTTTCGACCAGCACCAGATCGAGGGCATTCGGGTCGTACTGGTGCTCTAAAGTGTGAATGCCACCGGCCACCATCTTGGCGTCTAAATGGCACGATCGCCCCGTGTTAATCGCCACTACCGGCACCCCGTACTGGCGCAGGCGATCGGCATCCAGTTCGGTGGTCATGTCGCCTTCGATGACGGCGATCGCTAGCTTTTGGTGCAGCCCTTCCAAGGTTCGTTCCAGCAGCGCCGTCTTACCCGCCCCTGGGCTGCTCATGATGTTCATGCAGGTGATGCCCCAGGCGTCGAAGTGAGTGCGGTTATGGTCGGCCCCCGCCTGGTTGACGTGGAGCAGATCGATTCCTAAGGCAGCGTCAAAGGTTTGGTGCATGGGGGGAACAATTTTTGAATTGGGAATTTTGGATATCCGGCTCCCCTCACCCTCTGGGAGAGGGGCTGGGGGAGAGGGCTGCTGAGGGATTCTAGATAATTCGGTCGCTATAGCGAGACTTTGGATGGTGCATTGCTGCGCGAATGCACCCTACGGTTGGGCGATCGCCTCTGCATACTCTACCCGATCGATCTTTAGCTCGCGCCCTGAGCGAATGTCGCCCATCGGCGACTTGCAGGTGGGGCAGGCGTATTGCAAACCAATTTCAGGCCGATATTCACTCTGGCAGTCGTGACAAAAGGCCACCAGCGGCGTTTCGTTGATTACCAGCTCGGCCCCGTCCAGAAAGGTGCCCTTGGTCTGCACCTCAAAGGCAAACTGTAGGCCCACCGGCTCCACACAGGTGAACTTGCCCACGGTCAGGTGAACTTTTTCGATCGCGGGCTGCCCAGGCTGCACCTCCCACCAGTCGCGCACGGTGAGAATCAGGGCCTTAGTCATGTCGGTTTCATGCATGGCAGGAAAGTAAAAAGTGAGGAGATGAGGAAGATGAGGAGGTCAGGAGGTGGGGAGGGCTGCTTTCTTTCACCTCACCATCCTCACCACCTCATCCTCCTGACCTAATGAACTCTTGACGCTAGAGCTAGTTCACTTACTGCCAAGGCTCATCCACACTCATGTTCGCTTCCTCATGGATGTAGCTGGGCTTCTCGCGGCGGGGCAGCTGACCCGACTTCACTAGGTGGGCCATGGTGTCGCAGATCACGCGGGTGGCCATCAACGCCGTCATGTCGCTGACATCGTAGGGGGGTGAGACTTCCACCACTTCGATGCCGCAGACAGTGGTTTCTTGAATGATGCGCTTGAGCAAGTAGAGGGCTTCGCGGGGCAGCAGGCCACCGGGTTCGGGCCAGCCGGTGCCGGGCACAAAGCCCGCGTCGATGCAGTCGATGTCGAAGCTAATCCAAACGCAGTCGGTGCCGTCGGTGGCGCGGGCGATCGCAAAATCGGCAGCGGCGTCGAGGCCCATTTCGGTAATGTCGGTGACCGTGAGAATGTTGGTGGCCCGCTCGCGGCACACCTTCACCCCCTGGCGGGGCACCTGCCAACCGCCAATGCCCATCTGCACCAGGTTTTTGGCTGGAGCATTGGCCATGTTGGTGGCGTGGAACCAGGGGCAGGTGTGCATGCGCTCATCCAGGTCGGTCTCCTGGGTGTCAACGTGGCGATCGAAGTGGATGATGCCGACTTTCTTGTCGCCCAGGTGGCGACAGATGCCCCGCACCGTCGGGAAGCCAATGGAGTGGTCGCCCCCGAGCAAAATTGGGAACGCCCCCGAGGCAAACACGTGAGCCACGCCCTTAGAAATCTGGTCGAAGGATTTTTCGTTATTGGCCGGAATGGTGAACACATCGCCCACGTCGCAGAGGGTGATGCTCTCGCGCAGGTCAATCCCCATCTCAAAGTTGTAGGGGGTGTAGAGGGCTGAAATGCGGCGAATGCCCTGGGGGCCAAACCGGGTGCCGGGGCGATAGGTGGTGCCCGAGTCGTGGGGAATGCCGACGATCGCCACGTCAAACTCGCCCACCCGGCGCACATCTTCTATGTAAGGTGCCTTTAAGAAGGTGTTGATGCCCGCGTAGTGGGGCAGCTCACCGCGAGAGAAGGTAGGGATGGTGCGATCGCGAATGCTCGCCGCTGCCTCTAGGCCATACTCTAGCCCCTGGGAAACTTCCTGCTGCCAGCCCGTCATGGGTAGGCGGGCTTCCATCTCTAGGGCACGCTGGGCCTCGGTCGAGTTGCCGTTCGGGCTTTGAAATACAGGGTCATTGGATGGGTCGGTGGTCATCGGAACGCCTCGCAGGATTGCACTGAGCACTACACTAAACGCGATTCCCAGGGTGAGTATAGTAAAGCCCAGGAAAACCACGGAAGTTGAATGGTTCAACTCCTAGAATTCTCCCGGGCTTTTGTCCCGCCGTGTAGTTAGCGATGGCCCTTTAGGGGCCGGTCTTTGACCATCACCAACCTGCCTCTCTCGGACCAGGCGTTTGACCCATTAGCCAAACCGGAACCCTAGAGACATAAATTTTTCATGCAGATACTCTAAGCCCAGAACTCTCCCTGGTCAAGGCTGAGGCGACACAGCATCTTGGGTAGCGTCTGAAGGAGCCGCTGAGCCGTTGCGGGGGCGAAATAGGTGGGTGTGGCCGGGGTTGTAAAGGCGTGACCTGACCTTCTGCCCTCGCAGCGCTGGGCTAATTATGTAGAGCGTGGTGCGAATCAAGTCTTTTTCGCGGGTGGTTTTGGCCATCTCTGACAAGGGCACTACTAAAAGCTGCTCATCGGGCCAGCCGATGCGAAAGCAGATGGCCACTGGGGTATCTGGCTCGTAG from Leptolyngbya subtilissima AS-A7 encodes the following:
- the hypB gene encoding hydrogenase nickel incorporation protein HypB, translating into MHQTFDAALGIDLLHVNQAGADHNRTHFDAWGITCMNIMSSPGAGKTALLERTLEGLHQKLAIAVIEGDMTTELDADRLRQYGVPVVAINTGRSCHLDAKMVAGGIHTLEHQYDPNALDLVLVENVGNLVCPAEFEVGEHAKVALLSITEGEDKPLKYPIMFQEADCLLITKVDLAPYLDANIEQIAANVRQMNPHCTIISVSAKTGEGLEEWFGWVRSRVQASPLTKTHSHA
- the hypA gene encoding hydrogenase maturation nickel metallochaperone HypA; amino-acid sequence: MHETDMTKALILTVRDWWEVQPGQPAIEKVHLTVGKFTCVEPVGLQFAFEVQTKGTFLDGAELVINETPLVAFCHDCQSEYRPEIGLQYACPTCKSPMGDIRSGRELKIDRVEYAEAIAQP
- a CDS encoding 2TM domain-containing protein, giving the protein MADLATDAYTNSGEFLYQAEDAQQILSIAIARQTESGELSRTQLLEIADELGISADTIAAAEREWDMKKYELADQRLFDSQRRQRFQHGLTQFLITAGFVLVFQLVTGGWLWNWLIYLILGPWALQVSWNAWRVYRPTEYAYRQEFQRWRRNQQMKRVVGGAMRRLLGPS
- a CDS encoding agmatinase family protein, with amino-acid sequence MTTDPSNDPVFQSPNGNSTEAQRALEMEARLPMTGWQQEVSQGLEYGLEAAASIRDRTIPTFSRGELPHYAGINTFLKAPYIEDVRRVGEFDVAIVGIPHDSGTTYRPGTRFGPQGIRRISALYTPYNFEMGIDLRESITLCDVGDVFTIPANNEKSFDQISKGVAHVFASGAFPILLGGDHSIGFPTVRGICRHLGDKKVGIIHFDRHVDTQETDLDERMHTCPWFHATNMANAPAKNLVQMGIGGWQVPRQGVKVCRERATNILTVTDITEMGLDAAADFAIARATDGTDCVWISFDIDCIDAGFVPGTGWPEPGGLLPREALYLLKRIIQETTVCGIEVVEVSPPYDVSDMTALMATRVICDTMAHLVKSGQLPRREKPSYIHEEANMSVDEPWQ
- a CDS encoding DUF1838 family protein, with the translated sequence MLSKLLGVMVGPWAATTWSGAAIAIPLNLNRPEDALQVFRKLLCSVEDGKTVYFVWQGKVFSRRPGEADRHLFNVQGVSTRACTSLTSETGAAGFRQVTREVMIYLDPETNALLNTWENPWTGETTTVHPVANDPVNSSPFWVDTTGQRLQFQSFGDTDLLFFTVTLPLFYADPLGGDYQDYVGGHYHAMEMFTFSARRSHLLASADQDIDDIAVSWNRISPWLPWMKMGGHPGELVVHAAGTRVGTWQQLPEPLRSQIADNFALYQTPPPLDDNRPNQTTWTNFRDFLDGQP